Proteins from a single region of Starkeya sp. ORNL1:
- a CDS encoding DUF2325 domain-containing protein, whose translation MSGPSILHRPHVHAHGLRPFGAPSTFEAKGSVVYGRGRHHIWDLAPTLHCSLIGTCLTTGELRQLFAKLDFADARTATDHTLHARAVAAAGKSDVAGKLLNKMLDKRHEAPIKRFARATTVEEVRALWLEALESGDIPGAYWAVFTHPATDRPLLNEVFGEVHMLSHLVGMSNRADIARLRLLERELGARDEKIARQEARLQQQALDKAAQAARIEQLEAELRRSTGRVIAAPIAPADDGEALRDRLADEQERSRTLAARCDELARTLQESEAKVATLGSVAAALAQENAALEAAAALLSPEPEEVAAPDLTGQTLLYVGGRPKLIEQLRLFTARCGGELIDHDGGIEDKAGLLPGLISQADIVYFPVDCISHRAAEQVKRVCRQLGKPFLPLRSASLASFIAAVGSGNAAPALVGDTV comes from the coding sequence GTGTCCGGTCCCTCCATCCTTCATCGTCCGCACGTGCATGCCCACGGCCTCCGGCCGTTCGGGGCGCCGTCGACGTTCGAGGCCAAGGGCAGCGTCGTCTATGGCAGGGGGCGCCACCACATCTGGGATCTGGCGCCGACGCTGCACTGCTCGCTCATCGGCACCTGCCTGACCACCGGCGAATTGCGCCAGCTGTTCGCCAAGCTCGACTTTGCCGACGCCCGCACCGCCACCGACCACACGCTGCATGCCCGCGCCGTCGCTGCCGCCGGCAAGAGCGATGTTGCCGGCAAGCTCTTGAACAAGATGCTCGACAAGCGCCACGAGGCGCCGATCAAGCGCTTCGCCAGGGCCACCACGGTCGAGGAGGTGCGCGCGCTGTGGCTGGAGGCGCTGGAGAGCGGCGACATTCCCGGCGCCTATTGGGCGGTGTTCACCCATCCGGCCACCGATCGCCCGCTGCTGAACGAGGTGTTCGGCGAGGTGCACATGCTCTCGCACCTCGTCGGCATGTCGAACCGCGCCGATATTGCGCGCCTGCGCCTGCTGGAACGCGAGCTTGGTGCGCGTGACGAGAAGATCGCGCGGCAGGAAGCCCGGCTCCAGCAGCAGGCGCTCGACAAGGCGGCACAGGCCGCGCGGATCGAGCAATTGGAAGCCGAGCTGCGGCGCTCCACAGGACGGGTGATCGCGGCGCCCATCGCGCCTGCGGATGACGGCGAAGCCCTCAGGGATCGCCTCGCCGATGAGCAGGAGCGCTCGCGTACCCTCGCCGCGCGCTGTGACGAACTTGCCCGCACGCTGCAGGAGAGCGAAGCGAAGGTGGCGACGCTCGGCTCCGTCGCCGCTGCACTCGCGCAGGAGAACGCCGCGTTGGAGGCCGCCGCCGCGCTGCTGTCGCCCGAACCCGAAGAGGTCGCCGCGCCCGATCTGACCGGCCAGACGCTGCTCTATGTCGGCGGCCGGCCGAAGCTGATCGAGCAGCTTCGCCTCTTCACCGCGCGTTGCGGGGGCGAACTCATCGATCATGATGGCGGCATCGAGGACAAGGCCGGCCTGCTGCCCGGCCTGATCAGCCAGGCCGACATCGTCTATTTCCCGGTCGATTGCATCAGCCACCGCGCCGCCGAGCAGGTGAAGCGGGTCTGCCGCCAGCTCGGCAAGCCGTTCCTGCCCTTGCGCAGTGCAAGCCTCGCCAGCTTCATCGCGGCGGTCGGCAGCGGCAATGCCGCCCCGGCATTGGTCGGCGATACCGTCTGA